Proteins found in one Vagococcus carniphilus genomic segment:
- the xseA gene encoding exodeoxyribonuclease VII large subunit: MTEKYLTVTALTKYIKRKFEADPYLDRVFLTGEISNFRMRPNAHQYFSLKDDRSKISAIMFKGAFNSLKFQPEEGMKVLVIGRISLYEASGNYQIYIEHMEPDGVGALYQALEKRKQELQKEGLFNPDFKQPLVRFPKKIAVITSPSGAVIRDIMTTIKRRYPIVQLVIFPTLVQGDKAAADITRRIKEVDAIGDFDTMIVARGGGSIEDLWPFNEENVARAIFEARTPIVSSVGHETDITIADLVADVRAATPTAAAEIATPVLTEELLKIKEKENRLNQAMSNQLKYKKQLYDHAMNSFVFKQPKRLYEAFSVQLDMLNRRLEQSLILEVQSKEKEYRTLTQKLYFQHPQGKVDVSKQQVNYLNEKLLTTMQSLMKDNQTNLSQLLLNLDMLSPLKTMLRGYSYVTVDEKIIKSTTELKENQTLTVHLSDGEVETRVSEIKQKEL, translated from the coding sequence ATGACTGAAAAATATTTAACTGTCACCGCACTAACTAAATACATTAAACGGAAATTTGAAGCAGATCCTTACCTGGATAGAGTATTTTTAACAGGTGAGATTTCAAATTTTAGAATGCGTCCTAATGCACACCAGTATTTTAGTTTAAAAGATGATCGTTCTAAGATATCAGCGATTATGTTTAAAGGGGCTTTTAACTCATTGAAATTTCAACCTGAAGAGGGAATGAAAGTTTTGGTGATTGGTCGAATCTCTTTGTATGAAGCAAGCGGTAATTATCAGATATATATTGAACACATGGAACCAGATGGTGTAGGTGCTTTATATCAAGCTCTTGAAAAAAGAAAACAAGAACTTCAAAAAGAAGGGTTATTCAATCCAGATTTCAAACAACCTTTAGTTCGTTTTCCTAAAAAAATTGCCGTTATCACGAGTCCCAGTGGAGCTGTTATTAGAGATATTATGACAACGATAAAAAGAAGGTATCCTATTGTCCAGTTGGTTATCTTTCCAACTCTTGTTCAGGGAGACAAAGCGGCAGCTGATATTACAAGAAGGATCAAGGAAGTAGATGCAATTGGTGATTTTGATACGATGATTGTGGCTAGAGGTGGTGGATCAATTGAAGATCTGTGGCCCTTTAATGAAGAGAATGTGGCTAGGGCTATCTTTGAGGCACGGACACCAATCGTTTCGTCTGTGGGTCACGAAACAGATATAACGATTGCTGATTTGGTAGCTGATGTCAGAGCGGCAACACCTACAGCGGCAGCGGAAATAGCAACACCAGTATTAACAGAAGAACTACTTAAAATAAAAGAAAAAGAAAATCGTTTAAACCAGGCGATGAGTAATCAATTGAAGTATAAAAAGCAGTTATATGATCATGCGATGAACTCTTTTGTTTTTAAACAACCAAAACGTTTATACGAAGCTTTTTCGGTTCAATTAGATATGTTGAATAGGCGACTAGAACAAAGTTTAATTTTAGAGGTTCAGTCTAAAGAAAAAGAATATCGTACCTTAACGCAGAAACTTTATTTTCAACATCCACAGGGAAAAGTTGATGTATCGAAGCAACAAGTTAATTATTTAAATGAAAAGCTATTAACTACTATGCAAAGTCTAATGAAGGATAATCAAACTAACTTGTCTCAATTATTATTAAATTTAGATATGTTAAGTCCTTTGAAGACAATGCTTAGAGGTTATAGTTATGTAACGGTTGATGAAAAAATTATTAAATCGACAACTGAGTTAAAAGAAAATCAAACATTAACAGTTCATTTATCAGATGGAGAAGTTGAGACCAGAGTGTCAGAAATCAAGCAAAAGGAGTTATAG
- a CDS encoding exodeoxyribonuclease VII small subunit — translation MAKEKTQTFEQSMAELEVIVKQLETGEVPLEEALDQFQKGIELSKVCQDTLAKAEETLTKIMSDEGKEVPFEEVGE, via the coding sequence ATGGCGAAAGAAAAAACACAAACATTTGAGCAATCAATGGCTGAACTTGAAGTGATTGTGAAACAATTAGAAACTGGAGAAGTTCCATTAGAAGAAGCTTTAGATCAATTCCAAAAAGGTATTGAATTAAGTAAAGTGTGTCAAGACACGTTAGCTAAAGCCGAAGAAACGTTGACTAAGATTATGTCGGATGAAGGTAAAGAAGTTCCTTTTGAAGAAGTGGGTGAATAG
- a CDS encoding polyprenyl synthetase family protein: MTKTYQEFAEKNIPVIDRTMYQFLEESGKSERLLEAMNYSLEAGGKRFRPLLFLATVSFFSQTLEKTHYEVAAALEMIHTYSLIHDDLPAMDDDDLRRGKPTNHKVYGEAIAILSGDALLTEAFHLMATMKIDSGVRTELIRLLAKASGSEGMIAGQVDDILGENERISLKDLQKMHSKKTGALIQYAVEAGVVICSQQFEMKKWLLEYAQNLGIAFQIKDDLLDVIGDESKIGKKIGADEAHNKNTYVSLLGLEGAKNAFANHCELAEESLAKAKELLEIKEPTLLEGILEELKVI; the protein is encoded by the coding sequence ATGACGAAAACTTATCAAGAATTTGCTGAAAAAAATATTCCTGTTATTGATCGCACGATGTATCAATTTTTGGAAGAGTCAGGAAAATCAGAGCGATTGTTAGAAGCGATGAATTATTCTCTTGAAGCAGGAGGAAAAAGATTTAGACCTTTATTATTTTTAGCAACTGTTTCATTTTTTTCTCAAACATTAGAAAAAACACATTATGAAGTAGCAGCTGCGCTTGAAATGATTCATACTTACTCACTAATCCATGATGATTTACCTGCGATGGATGATGATGATTTAAGAAGAGGAAAACCAACAAATCATAAAGTCTACGGAGAGGCCATCGCTATCTTATCAGGTGATGCTCTTTTAACAGAAGCCTTTCACTTGATGGCGACAATGAAAATAGATAGTGGCGTTCGAACAGAATTGATTCGTTTACTAGCAAAAGCTTCTGGATCAGAAGGAATGATTGCAGGTCAAGTAGATGATATTTTAGGTGAAAATGAGCGGATTAGCTTAAAAGATCTTCAAAAAATGCATAGCAAGAAAACAGGTGCTCTCATTCAATATGCTGTTGAGGCTGGAGTGGTTATTTGTTCTCAACAATTTGAAATGAAAAAATGGTTATTGGAATATGCACAAAATTTAGGAATTGCATTCCAAATTAAAGATGATCTTCTGGATGTCATTGGAGATGAATCGAAAATAGGTAAAAAAATAGGGGCAGATGAAGCTCATAATAAAAATACTTATGTATCTTTATTAGGTTTGGAAGGCGCTAAAAATGCATTTGCTAATCATTGTGAGTTAGCTGAGGAATCTTTAGCAAAAGCCAAAGAGTTGTTGGAAATAAAAGAGCCAACATTATTAGAAGGAATTTTAGAAGAGTTGAAGGTAATCTGA
- a CDS encoding TlyA family RNA methyltransferase, producing the protein MSEKKRKERVDVLVVQQGLSETREKAKRNVMAGLVVGDVDGLRYDKPGEKIPADTVLRLKGQVLPYVSRGGLKLEKSKKSFDIDFSNKILLDIGSSTGGFTDVALQNGAKMSYALDVGSNQLAWKLRQDERVVVMEKTNFRYAKLEDFTKGQPEIATIDVSFISLKLILPVLKTILANDGEVVALIKPQFEAGREQVGKKGIIRDRKVHLNVLKEVLAFIQEFGFDVMALDFSPITGGGGNIEFLAYLKPSKEGLGQFLSKVSPDEIVENSHSKLT; encoded by the coding sequence ATGAGTGAGAAGAAAAGAAAAGAACGAGTAGATGTACTAGTTGTTCAACAAGGGTTAAGTGAAACAAGAGAAAAAGCTAAGCGTAATGTAATGGCTGGATTAGTTGTTGGTGATGTTGACGGGCTCCGTTATGATAAGCCCGGTGAAAAAATACCAGCAGATACTGTTTTAAGATTAAAAGGACAGGTGCTTCCATATGTTTCTCGTGGTGGGTTAAAATTAGAGAAATCAAAAAAATCCTTTGATATTGATTTTTCGAATAAAATTTTATTAGATATTGGTTCATCGACTGGTGGGTTTACAGATGTTGCTTTACAAAATGGTGCAAAAATGAGTTACGCCCTAGATGTAGGGTCTAATCAGTTAGCATGGAAGTTAAGACAAGATGAACGTGTTGTAGTCATGGAAAAAACTAATTTTAGATATGCTAAACTAGAGGATTTTACAAAAGGACAACCTGAAATAGCAACAATTGATGTTTCTTTTATTTCATTAAAATTGATTTTACCTGTTTTAAAAACTATCTTGGCAAATGATGGAGAAGTGGTGGCGTTAATTAAACCTCAATTTGAAGCTGGTAGAGAACAAGTAGGAAAAAAAGGAATTATCCGTGATCGTAAAGTGCATTTGAATGTTTTGAAAGAAGTGTTAGCGTTTATTCAAGAATTTGGCTTTGATGTGATGGCACTAGATTTTTCACCGATTACAGGTGGAGGTGGTAATATTGAATTTTTAGCCTATTTGAAACCTTCTAAGGAAGGCTTAGGTCAGTTTTTAAGTAAAGTATCTCCTGATGAAATTGTGGAAAACTCTCACAGTAAATTAACATAA
- a CDS encoding arginine repressor produces the protein MRKQERHRWIEKIITEKDVTKQEELVAILLEQNIPVTQATISRDIKEMKLVKVPNGEKIYKYTMPTKNKTGQVRLEKLLKNSFVDITQMDKMISLITKPGSGFALGNLIDEVYKADIFTVMSNDDKILIITKTEKQAIELEKKLLEIV, from the coding sequence ATGAGAAAACAAGAACGACATCGCTGGATAGAAAAAATAATTACTGAAAAAGATGTGACAAAGCAAGAAGAATTGGTAGCAATTTTGTTAGAACAGAATATACCGGTAACACAGGCGACTATTTCAAGAGACATCAAAGAGATGAAACTAGTTAAGGTTCCTAATGGTGAAAAGATATATAAGTATACTATGCCAACTAAAAATAAAACAGGGCAAGTTCGGTTAGAAAAATTATTAAAGAATTCTTTTGTGGATATCACTCAAATGGATAAGATGATTTCTTTAATAACAAAACCAGGTAGTGGATTTGCATTAGGTAATTTGATTGATGAAGTTTATAAAGCAGATATTTTTACGGTGATGTCAAACGATGACAAAATATTAATTATTACTAAGACAGAAAAACAGGCAATCGAATTAGAGAAGAAATTACTGGAAATCGTATGA
- the recN gene encoding DNA repair protein RecN gives MIQELSVQDFAIISNLNIEFKDGMTVLTGETGAGKSIIIDAMGLLVGGRGSSDFIRDGTEKCRIEGSFYIADKEGMTTFLETKGIDVSDGLLIIQREIYRTGRNNCRINGQLVNTKMLREIGSQLVDIHGQNEHQELMNASRHLGLLDSFDQGILAPILKDYQKHYGIYKELTSKIKQFYANEKEYVQRMDMLQFQYEEIEAAALIEGEEESLLEERKKLVSFQQITDALKNTYAYIEGEETQALDLVAQAMNEMTSIEHLDPSYKETSELIQTSYYSLQEALNNVSALVDGLELDETRLSEVEARLDTIRQLKRKYGETVEKVLAYFSSISDELALSEFGGMDIEKLELDLTKEKEKLTELSRLLTQKRQQAAKRLEQAILLELKELYMENTEFEVVFQELPNFGEQGVDKVEFFISTNLGEELKPLVKVASGGELSRVMLAIKTIFSQSQEITSIVFDEVDTGVSGRVAQAIAEKIHQIGKNSQVLCITHLPQVAAIADTQYFIKKEIIKDRTETAVCELKKNERVDEIARMLSGAEVTPLTLEHAKELLSLAHNG, from the coding sequence ATGATACAAGAATTATCTGTTCAAGATTTTGCGATTATTTCAAATTTGAATATCGAATTTAAAGACGGGATGACCGTATTAACAGGGGAAACAGGTGCGGGAAAATCTATTATCATTGATGCAATGGGCTTGTTGGTCGGAGGGCGAGGGTCTAGTGATTTTATTCGAGATGGTACTGAAAAATGTCGAATTGAAGGTTCTTTTTATATAGCGGATAAAGAAGGAATGACCACGTTTTTAGAAACTAAAGGAATTGATGTGTCAGACGGTCTTCTGATTATTCAAAGGGAAATCTATCGAACAGGTCGTAATAATTGTCGAATCAATGGACAGTTAGTTAATACTAAAATGCTAAGAGAAATAGGTAGTCAATTAGTTGATATCCATGGACAAAATGAACATCAAGAATTAATGAATGCTTCTAGACATTTAGGGTTACTAGATAGTTTTGATCAAGGGATATTAGCGCCAATTTTAAAAGACTATCAAAAACACTATGGAATTTATAAAGAACTAACTTCGAAAATAAAACAATTTTATGCAAATGAAAAAGAATACGTTCAGCGGATGGATATGCTTCAGTTTCAGTATGAAGAAATCGAGGCAGCAGCTTTAATAGAAGGTGAAGAAGAGAGTTTGCTAGAGGAACGTAAAAAATTAGTTAGCTTTCAGCAAATTACAGATGCCTTAAAGAATACATATGCTTATATTGAAGGAGAAGAAACACAAGCACTAGATTTAGTTGCTCAAGCAATGAATGAAATGACAAGTATTGAGCACTTGGATCCTTCTTATAAGGAAACAAGTGAGCTAATCCAGACGAGTTACTATTCTTTACAAGAAGCGCTTAATAATGTTTCAGCATTAGTAGATGGACTTGAATTAGATGAAACTAGATTAAGTGAAGTTGAAGCAAGATTAGATACCATTAGACAGCTAAAGAGAAAATACGGAGAGACAGTCGAAAAAGTATTAGCTTATTTTAGTAGTATCTCTGATGAGTTAGCTTTATCTGAATTTGGTGGAATGGATATTGAGAAACTTGAACTTGATTTAACAAAAGAAAAAGAAAAATTAACAGAACTGAGTCGTCTCTTAACACAAAAAAGACAACAAGCAGCTAAACGATTGGAACAAGCTATTCTACTTGAATTAAAAGAGCTGTATATGGAAAACACAGAATTTGAAGTTGTCTTTCAAGAACTACCTAACTTTGGTGAACAGGGCGTTGATAAAGTAGAATTTTTCATATCTACTAATTTAGGTGAAGAATTAAAACCTTTAGTAAAGGTCGCTTCTGGAGGAGAGTTATCAAGAGTGATGTTAGCTATTAAAACCATTTTTTCTCAATCTCAAGAAATTACAAGTATTGTATTTGATGAGGTTGATACAGGAGTAAGTGGTCGAGTAGCTCAGGCTATTGCTGAAAAAATACATCAAATTGGTAAAAACTCTCAAGTGTTGTGTATCACTCACTTACCTCAAGTGGCTGCAATAGCAGATACTCAGTACTTTATAAAAAAAGAAATTATCAAAGATCGAACAGAAACAGCGGTTTGTGAACTTAAGAAAAACGAGCGAGTTGATGAAATTGCAAGAATGCTCTCAGGAGCAGAAGTAACGCCATTAACACTAGAGCACGCTAAAGAGTTGCTATCATTAGCCCATAATGGCTAG
- a CDS encoding DUF4044 domain-containing protein — translation MSKKPTSTFSKITKVVIWVMLIAMVGGSIFGALASLGII, via the coding sequence ATGAGTAAAAAACCAACAAGTACTTTTTCAAAGATCACCAAGGTTGTTATTTGGGTGATGCTAATTGCTATGGTTGGCGGTTCTATCTTTGGAGCTCTAGCTAGCTTAGGTATTATCTAA
- a CDS encoding DUF3397 domain-containing protein has translation MQKLTIATFFWYVFPIVLLFVSSLIIKKTSLERKHGVKAPDIATPFLLVGIHYLSRATFDESFLPYTLLIVLLVSMLIAVFQAYQFKEIKYKRYLKMVWRVVFLVTLLIYFLLIIASIILYLN, from the coding sequence ATGCAAAAATTAACAATAGCCACTTTTTTTTGGTATGTTTTTCCAATCGTACTATTATTTGTGAGCTCTCTCATTATTAAAAAAACATCACTAGAAAGAAAACATGGCGTTAAAGCACCCGATATAGCAACTCCATTTTTATTGGTGGGGATACATTACTTATCCCGTGCTACTTTTGATGAGAGTTTTTTACCTTATACATTACTGATTGTGTTATTAGTTTCTATGTTGATTGCAGTTTTCCAAGCGTATCAATTTAAAGAAATTAAGTATAAACGCTATTTAAAGATGGTTTGGCGTGTGGTTTTTTTAGTAACATTGCTAATTTATTTCCTCCTTATTATAGCTAGCATCATTTTATATTTGAATTAA
- the mraZ gene encoding division/cell wall cluster transcriptional repressor MraZ: MFMGEYQHNIDSKGRLIVPSKLRDDLGEKFVVTRGMDGCLFGYPMDEWAQLEEKMKDMPLSKKEARTFVRFFYSAATECEIDKQGRINVPSNLRKYAQLEKPCVIIGVSNRIEIWSEERWDEFSQDAEENFDDIAETMIDFGF; the protein is encoded by the coding sequence ATGTTCATGGGTGAATATCAACATAATATTGACTCAAAAGGACGTCTAATTGTTCCTTCAAAACTACGAGATGACTTAGGAGAAAAGTTTGTCGTAACAAGAGGAATGGATGGATGTTTATTTGGCTATCCAATGGACGAATGGGCACAGTTAGAAGAAAAAATGAAAGATATGCCACTTTCAAAAAAAGAAGCAAGAACTTTTGTCCGCTTCTTTTATTCCGCAGCAACAGAATGTGAAATTGATAAACAAGGAAGAATTAATGTTCCTTCAAATTTAAGAAAATATGCACAATTAGAAAAACCGTGCGTCATTATTGGTGTTTCAAATCGAATTGAGATTTGGAGCGAAGAGCGTTGGGATGAATTCTCACAAGATGCTGAAGAGAATTTTGATGATATTGCTGAAACGATGATTGATTTTGGTTTTTAA
- the rsmH gene encoding 16S rRNA (cytosine(1402)-N(4))-methyltransferase RsmH, with amino-acid sequence MSETFEHVTVLLKETVDGLNIKPDGVYVDCTLGGAGHSQYLLSQLSNKGHLYAFDQDETALKHAKVKLTKEMEEGKVTFIQSNFRHLKSELAKYDVSEIDGILYDLGVSSPQLDEGERGFSYHQDAPLDMRMDQQAELTAYHVVNEYSYEKLVKIFFRYGEEKFSKQIARLIEKKRMDAPIKTTGELVDLIKEAIPAPARRKGGHPAKRIFQAIRIEVNSELDVIGESLEQAIELLNHTGRISVITFHSLEDKIVKNIYKEYSQPKDLPPGLPIVPVEYQPTLKLVNRKPIVASEEELEANNRSRSAKLRVAEKITPERMV; translated from the coding sequence ATGTCAGAAACATTTGAACATGTCACGGTTCTTTTAAAGGAAACGGTAGACGGATTAAATATTAAACCTGATGGTGTCTATGTTGATTGTACATTAGGTGGTGCTGGCCATAGCCAGTATCTTCTCTCACAACTATCAAACAAGGGTCATCTGTATGCATTTGATCAAGATGAGACAGCGCTGAAACACGCTAAAGTAAAATTGACTAAAGAGATGGAAGAAGGAAAAGTAACATTTATTCAATCCAATTTTAGGCATTTGAAGAGTGAATTAGCTAAATATGATGTTAGTGAGATTGATGGGATTTTGTATGATCTAGGTGTTTCTTCTCCTCAGTTAGATGAAGGAGAAAGAGGATTTAGCTATCATCAAGATGCACCGCTAGATATGAGAATGGACCAACAAGCAGAACTAACTGCTTACCATGTGGTTAATGAATATAGTTATGAAAAATTAGTAAAGATTTTTTTCCGTTATGGAGAAGAAAAATTTTCAAAGCAGATTGCTAGATTAATTGAGAAAAAACGGATGGATGCCCCAATTAAGACAACAGGAGAATTAGTTGATTTAATTAAAGAAGCTATACCTGCTCCTGCTAGAAGAAAAGGTGGACATCCAGCTAAACGAATTTTCCAAGCGATTAGAATTGAAGTAAATAGTGAATTGGATGTTATTGGTGAGTCTCTAGAACAAGCAATAGAGCTACTAAACCACACTGGAAGAATTAGTGTGATTACATTCCATTCTTTAGAAGATAAAATTGTTAAAAATATTTACAAAGAATACAGTCAACCAAAAGATTTGCCCCCTGGTTTACCAATAGTTCCTGTTGAATATCAACCAACGTTGAAATTAGTCAACAGAAAACCAATCGTTGCTTCTGAGGAAGAGTTAGAAGCTAACAATCGTTCAAGAAGCGCAAAACTTAGAGTGGCTGAAAAAATAACTCCTGAAAGGATGGTCTAG
- a CDS encoding cell division protein FtsL, whose translation MSLAEKKEEQLYDYSQNLPSVEERRLKEPVPFVVPQSKLKKVSKLEKIVFCAFVVTFLFLSIATIKMTTAINREEEAITTVQQEMNASKNSIEKLEQEKNELLRADRVKGIAEKSEIELREDNIRKIK comes from the coding sequence ATGTCTTTAGCAGAAAAAAAAGAAGAACAATTATATGATTATTCTCAAAACCTACCATCTGTTGAGGAGAGAAGGTTGAAGGAGCCTGTGCCATTTGTGGTTCCTCAGAGTAAACTAAAAAAAGTGAGTAAATTAGAAAAAATTGTTTTTTGCGCATTCGTAGTGACATTTCTTTTCTTATCAATTGCCACTATTAAAATGACAACAGCTATCAACAGAGAAGAAGAAGCTATTACAACGGTTCAACAAGAAATGAATGCCTCAAAAAATAGTATCGAAAAATTGGAGCAAGAAAAAAATGAATTGCTTAGGGCTGACCGAGTAAAAGGAATTGCAGAAAAGTCAGAGATTGAGTTGAGAGAAGATAATATAAGGAAAATAAAATGA
- a CDS encoding peptidoglycan D,D-transpeptidase FtsI family protein, protein MKELRKKVKKKIKSKNLTPAGNRKKVGIILFTTSIAIFLLFAVRFIYIIGVGKVGSESLDSKRQELYQGSSIIKAKRGTIYDRNGQPIAEDATSYSLYAEIGKDYIGLNNKELFVHEKDHDKIADIFLKHAGIKKEVTLKQLSKKVKKNNNGMYYGSTEFGSKGKNLSLETKKKIEKDLEKEKITGVYFTEHPDRMYPNGQYASYIVGYAQPEKADEADSKITGKNGMGIEKAYDDILKGEDGFKYFQKDSKGNELPGSVIVDKEAVDGKDIYTTLDSNLQLRLEEVMDDVFKNATPDDITAMLMDAKTGDILAASQRPTFDPQTKQGLYEEKDKPEPVWQNLLIQTPFEPGSTMKVFTVASAIDSGNLNENETFNSGKIQVYDATINDWKPEGKGALTYRQALSWSSNVGMVLLEQKMGTTWQEYLHKFGFGKSTKSGLPFEEAGTIRDKNPVDTAMSSFGQAIGVTNFQMMQGFTAIANKGTMLKPQYIEKITSSNGKDEKVYGPKKVGEPIKEETATKVLDFMKDTVEDPDYGTGYGVYGIDGVSVSAKTGTAQIFENGKLLTGANDYLYSVVQIAPTEDPQYIMYVTMKRPTITGEHGSAQQLIADISNSMLKHAFKVDTSGTQE, encoded by the coding sequence ATGAAAGAACTTAGGAAAAAAGTAAAGAAAAAAATAAAATCCAAGAACTTAACACCAGCTGGCAATAGAAAAAAAGTCGGAATTATTCTTTTTACGACCTCTATTGCCATTTTCCTTCTTTTTGCCGTGCGTTTTATCTACATCATTGGTGTTGGTAAAGTCGGTTCTGAAAGTCTAGACAGTAAAAGACAAGAATTGTACCAGGGAAGTAGCATTATAAAAGCAAAACGAGGAACCATTTATGATCGAAATGGGCAACCAATTGCTGAAGATGCTACTTCCTATTCGTTATATGCTGAAATAGGAAAAGACTACATTGGTTTAAATAATAAGGAGTTATTTGTTCATGAAAAAGATCATGATAAAATAGCAGACATATTTTTAAAACATGCTGGAATAAAAAAAGAAGTGACGCTGAAACAGTTAAGTAAAAAAGTTAAAAAGAACAATAATGGCATGTATTATGGCAGTACTGAGTTTGGTTCAAAAGGAAAAAATTTATCCCTTGAAACAAAGAAAAAAATTGAAAAAGATTTAGAAAAAGAAAAAATTACAGGTGTTTACTTTACAGAACATCCAGATAGAATGTATCCAAATGGTCAGTATGCTTCTTATATAGTTGGCTATGCACAGCCTGAAAAAGCAGATGAAGCTGACTCTAAAATCACTGGTAAGAATGGTATGGGAATTGAAAAAGCCTATGATGATATTTTGAAGGGTGAGGATGGTTTTAAATATTTCCAAAAAGATAGTAAAGGAAATGAACTTCCTGGTTCGGTAATCGTTGATAAAGAAGCAGTTGATGGAAAAGACATCTATACGACTTTGGATTCAAACCTTCAACTTAGACTTGAAGAAGTAATGGATGATGTCTTTAAAAATGCTACACCAGATGATATTACAGCCATGTTGATGGACGCTAAAACTGGAGATATTTTAGCAGCGTCTCAAAGACCGACATTTGATCCTCAAACAAAGCAAGGATTGTATGAAGAAAAAGATAAACCAGAACCAGTTTGGCAAAACTTATTAATTCAAACACCATTTGAACCTGGTTCAACAATGAAAGTTTTTACGGTTGCTTCAGCAATTGATTCTGGGAATTTGAATGAAAATGAAACATTTAATTCAGGTAAAATTCAAGTATATGATGCAACCATTAACGATTGGAAGCCAGAAGGAAAAGGCGCTTTAACTTATCGTCAAGCCTTGTCTTGGTCAAGTAACGTTGGGATGGTTTTACTGGAACAAAAAATGGGAACTACTTGGCAAGAGTATTTACATAAATTTGGTTTCGGGAAGTCAACTAAATCGGGACTCCCCTTTGAAGAAGCCGGAACAATTCGTGATAAAAACCCAGTTGATACAGCTATGTCTTCTTTTGGACAAGCAATCGGAGTAACGAACTTCCAAATGATGCAAGGCTTTACAGCTATTGCAAACAAAGGAACGATGTTAAAACCTCAATATATTGAAAAAATTACGTCAAGTAATGGAAAAGACGAAAAAGTTTATGGCCCCAAAAAAGTTGGCGAACCGATTAAGGAAGAAACAGCGACTAAAGTATTGGATTTCATGAAAGATACTGTTGAAGATCCTGATTATGGAACTGGTTACGGTGTATATGGTATTGATGGAGTTAGTGTTTCTGCTAAAACAGGTACGGCTCAGATATTTGAAAATGGTAAGCTTTTGACAGGTGCAAATGATTATCTTTATTCTGTTGTTCAAATTGCACCAACGGAAGACCCACAATATATCATGTATGTAACAATGAAACGTCCAACTATTACTGGAGAGCATGGAAGTGCGCAACAGTTAATTGCTGATATTTCTAATAGTATGTTAAAACATGCTTTTAAAGTAGACACGTCAGGAACACAAGAATAA